The Eubacteriaceae bacterium Marseille-Q4139 genome has a window encoding:
- a CDS encoding DUF362 domain-containing protein — protein sequence MAEQKPMPGTGGEHYIPFEERTGGESAVYFTRDLSAEGLQKIFDRVKESMTGKIAVKLHTGEPHGPNIIPRPWVESLMKNSLPDASIVETNTYYEGGRYTTEQHLETLKVNGWTFCPVDIMDAEGTVALPVKGGKWFTEMEMGKTILDYDSMFVLTHFKGHAQGGFGGSAKNIGIGCADGRIGKAMIHTTPGSDNMWDIAREEFMERMMESAKAVTDHFGEHITFVNVLRNMSVSCDCEGTAAMPVVTPNIGILASRDILAVDQASVDLVYALKKDDHKALVERIESRHGLRQLTYMKELGMGCDRYRLIDIDHQDAEISPAEAVKDVVPFTGV from the coding sequence ATGGCAGAACAAAAACCCATGCCGGGAACCGGCGGAGAGCATTATATCCCCTTTGAGGAGCGCACCGGAGGTGAATCCGCCGTATATTTTACGAGGGATCTCTCCGCAGAGGGCCTTCAGAAAATTTTTGACCGCGTGAAGGAGTCCATGACAGGAAAAATTGCCGTAAAGCTTCACACAGGAGAGCCGCACGGGCCCAACATCATCCCGCGGCCCTGGGTCGAATCCCTGATGAAAAACAGCCTGCCGGACGCCTCCATCGTCGAGACAAACACGTATTACGAAGGCGGCCGCTACACCACCGAGCAGCACCTTGAAACTTTAAAGGTCAACGGCTGGACCTTCTGCCCTGTGGATATTATGGATGCAGAGGGAACAGTGGCGCTCCCTGTAAAGGGCGGCAAATGGTTTACGGAGATGGAAATGGGAAAAACGATTCTCGACTATGATTCCATGTTCGTACTGACCCATTTTAAAGGCCATGCTCAGGGCGGCTTCGGCGGCTCTGCCAAAAATATCGGCATCGGCTGCGCCGACGGCCGTATCGGAAAGGCCATGATCCATACGACACCCGGCTCCGACAACATGTGGGACATCGCACGCGAGGAATTCATGGAGCGCATGATGGAGTCTGCAAAGGCCGTCACCGACCATTTCGGCGAACACATCACCTTTGTCAACGTCCTGCGGAACATGTCCGTCTCCTGCGACTGTGAGGGCACGGCAGCCATGCCTGTGGTGACGCCTAACATCGGCATCCTGGCCTCCCGCGATATCCTGGCCGTCGACCAGGCCTCCGTCGATCTCGTGTACGCTCTCAAGAAGGACGATCACAAGGCGCTCGTGGAACGGATTGAAAGCCGCCATGGCCTGCGCCAGCTCACCTACATGAAAGAGCTTGGTATGGGCTGTGACAGGTACCGCCTCATCGACATCGACCATCAGGATGCGGAAATTTCCCCGGCAGAAGCCGTAAAGGATGTGGTACCGTTTACGGGTGTATAA
- a CDS encoding VOC family protein: MRLKNILIVVRDLERSRSFYRELFGLETVRDGDGNVILTEGLVLQEASSWKEFTGKEPTAKNHAFELYFEERDLEGFAERLERYGGIRYESPLHELPGGKKTLRFYDPDGNLIEVGTPG, translated from the coding sequence TTGCGGCTTAAAAATATTTTGATTGTTGTCAGGGACCTGGAGCGTTCCAGAAGCTTTTACAGGGAGTTGTTCGGGCTGGAAACGGTGCGCGACGGCGACGGAAATGTGATTCTCACGGAAGGGCTTGTCCTTCAGGAGGCGTCTTCCTGGAAGGAGTTTACGGGAAAGGAGCCGACGGCAAAAAATCATGCGTTTGAGCTTTATTTTGAAGAGCGGGATCTTGAGGGTTTTGCCGAACGGCTGGAAAGATACGGCGGGATCCGGTATGAGAGCCCTCTGCATGAGCTCCCCGGCGGGAAAAAGACCCTGCGGTTTTATGACCCGGACGGAAATTTGATTGAGGTGGGGACGCCAGGGTGA
- a CDS encoding Hsp20/alpha crystallin family protein has translation MLMPSIFGDNLFDDFMNDFPFFDDRDMKKMEKKLYGRHGKNLMKTDIRETEDSYELEMDLPGFSKDEVKVSLENGCLTISAAKGVDKDEQEKKTGKYIRRERFAGACERSFYVGEELTHEDIKGEFKHGILRLTIPKKVEKPEVPEKKFISIEG, from the coding sequence ATGTTGATGCCCAGCATTTTTGGTGATAACTTATTTGATGATTTTATGAACGACTTCCCGTTTTTTGATGACAGGGATATGAAAAAAATGGAGAAAAAGCTGTACGGACGCCATGGGAAGAACCTGATGAAGACGGATATCAGGGAGACGGAAGACAGCTATGAGCTGGAAATGGATCTTCCGGGATTCTCCAAGGACGAAGTGAAGGTTTCCCTTGAAAACGGCTGCCTCACCATCAGCGCCGCCAAAGGTGTTGACAAAGATGAGCAGGAGAAGAAGACAGGCAAATACATCCGCAGGGAGCGGTTCGCAGGTGCCTGCGAGCGCAGCTTCTATGTGGGCGAAGAGCTGACCCATGAGGACATCAAGGGCGAATTTAAACACGGCATCTTAAGGCTGACAATCCCGAAGAAGGTGGAGAAGCCGGAGGTTCCGGAGAAGAAATTTATTTCCATTGAAGGATAA
- a CDS encoding YfcE family phosphodiesterase, with protein sequence MKIAVLSDTHGLLRPEAARRIGECDAVIHAGDFCTKEIWEQVSACRKPGAEFYAVRGNNDREFMDFLPESQSFDLGGFRFFLVHDIEDLPRELSECQIVIFGHSHKYAKIERDGRLWLNPGSCGKRRFSLPVTMAVLHLEAGAWSVERIELFPGEKELTELSRFLSLILRHKPEAAGIALDGHGWAKVDELLEGIRKTRPISMEILEEIVRTDKKMRYSFNEDKTKIRANQGHSIEVDVELKREEPPEFLYHGTGEKFVSSIEKKGLLPKSRLYVHLSGDPETAKTVGSRHGKPVVFLVESGRMAKDGYVFFRSVNGVWLTGKVPEKYLKRL encoded by the coding sequence ATGAAGATTGCAGTCCTGTCTGACACCCACGGCCTTCTGAGGCCGGAGGCGGCGCGGCGGATTGGCGAATGCGATGCGGTGATCCATGCAGGAGATTTCTGTACGAAGGAGATCTGGGAACAGGTTTCGGCATGCAGGAAGCCGGGAGCAGAGTTTTATGCGGTAAGAGGGAACAACGACAGGGAATTCATGGACTTCCTGCCGGAGAGCCAGAGCTTTGACCTGGGCGGCTTCCGTTTTTTTCTAGTGCATGACATCGAGGATCTTCCGCGGGAGCTTTCCGAATGCCAGATCGTGATTTTCGGCCATTCCCATAAATATGCTAAGATAGAGCGGGACGGGAGACTGTGGCTGAATCCGGGAAGCTGCGGGAAACGGCGGTTTTCCCTTCCGGTCACCATGGCAGTTCTTCATCTGGAGGCCGGTGCATGGAGCGTGGAGCGGATCGAACTTTTTCCAGGGGAGAAGGAGCTTACGGAGTTGAGCCGGTTTTTAAGCCTGATTCTGCGCCATAAGCCGGAGGCCGCAGGCATTGCTTTAGACGGGCATGGATGGGCAAAGGTGGACGAACTTCTGGAGGGGATCCGGAAGACGCGGCCCATAAGCATGGAGATCCTCGAGGAAATTGTCCGCACGGATAAGAAGATGCGGTATTCCTTTAATGAGGACAAGACGAAAATCCGGGCAAACCAGGGGCACTCCATTGAGGTGGACGTGGAACTGAAACGGGAAGAACCGCCGGAGTTCCTCTATCATGGGACGGGGGAGAAATTTGTCTCTTCCATCGAAAAGAAGGGACTGCTCCCTAAAAGCCGGCTCTATGTGCATCTTTCCGGCGATCCGGAGACGGCAAAAACCGTTGGGAGCCGCCATGGGAAGCCGGTGGTTTTCCTCGTGGAGAGCGGCCGGATGGCAAAGGACGGATATGTGTTTTTCCGGTCGGTCAACGGCGTTTGGCTCACCGGAAAGGTGCCGGAGAAATATTTAAAGCGGTTATGA
- a CDS encoding Hsp20/alpha crystallin family protein produces MLMPSIFGESLLDDFFGNPFDSYKGTSTDLMRTDIKDTDGGYEITMNLPGVRKEDVKAELKDGYLTVTASSNTNRDEKDSQGRYIRRERYSGSCTRSFYVGDQVTETDIKAKFENGTLALMIPRKEEKPAVEEKKYISIEG; encoded by the coding sequence ATGTTGATGCCTAGTATTTTTGGAGAGAGTTTGCTGGATGACTTTTTCGGAAATCCTTTCGATAGTTATAAAGGAACAAGTACAGATTTGATGCGGACAGACATCAAGGACACGGACGGCGGATATGAGATTACCATGAACCTGCCTGGTGTGCGGAAAGAAGATGTGAAGGCAGAGTTAAAGGACGGCTACCTGACGGTCACGGCTTCGTCCAATACGAACCGGGACGAAAAGGACAGCCAGGGCAGATATATCCGCAGGGAGCGGTACAGCGGTTCCTGCACCAGAAGCTTTTACGTGGGCGACCAGGTGACGGAGACCGACATCAAGGCGAAATTTGAAAACGGCACGCTGGCCCTCATGATCCCGAGAAAAGAAGAAAAACCGGCAGTGGAAGAAAAGAAATATATTTCCATTGAAGGATAA
- a CDS encoding TetR/AcrR family transcriptional regulator encodes MPKVAYSEKDRERIRTELIAVGLELMAKQGVQHTTVEQIYKKVGISRTFFYSFFSTKEDLVVEALYWQQPKIIEYIKKLMADPALSWRDAVKQFLYACCYGERNGIAVLTIEEQQIIFKRLSKESYQIFRRRQLQLFGEILENFGIRTDERRIGLFTNLSLATIVVRRALPDTLPFLVPEAADETVDFQIAAIVDALEKLKMASDSLQK; translated from the coding sequence ATGCCAAAGGTAGCTTATTCTGAAAAGGACAGGGAGCGGATCCGGACAGAGCTCATTGCTGTCGGGCTCGAATTGATGGCAAAACAGGGCGTACAGCATACAACCGTAGAGCAGATATATAAAAAGGTTGGTATTTCACGAACCTTCTTCTATTCTTTTTTCTCAACGAAAGAAGACCTGGTGGTTGAAGCGCTGTACTGGCAGCAGCCTAAAATTATCGAGTATATCAAAAAGCTGATGGCGGATCCTGCGCTTAGCTGGCGCGACGCCGTGAAACAATTTCTTTATGCCTGCTGTTACGGAGAACGGAACGGGATTGCTGTTTTGACAATAGAAGAACAGCAGATTATTTTTAAGCGCCTGTCAAAGGAAAGTTACCAGATTTTCCGCCGCAGGCAGCTTCAGCTTTTCGGAGAAATTTTAGAAAACTTCGGGATCCGGACAGATGAACGCCGGATCGGGCTGTTTACAAATTTAAGCCTTGCTACGATAGTGGTACGCAGGGCTCTCCCCGACACGCTTCCGTTTCTTGTCCCTGAAGCGGCTGACGAAACCGTAGATTTCCAGATTGCCGCGATTGTGGATGCCCTGGAAAAGCTAAAGATGGCTTCTGACTCTCTTCAAAAATAA
- a CDS encoding NUDIX hydrolase, with translation MPFLNDLKRFYGTGEKNRAGQSLEEFLDAYDPKKYDCPSNTTDIAVVRCKRKLERWGQPLELLLIRRGNHPSIGFWALPGGFVELKEDLEAGARRELEEETGVKGLPLQQLRTWGAYDRDPRWRVITTSFLALAEGELAVRAGDDAADALWMEVGLSKAESGDGREVWELDLKNQAHGISLYAKAAVTFDACGILPQERYELLDCRGLAVDHGLIIVQALLYLKERLDKRHV, from the coding sequence ATGCCATTTTTAAACGATCTGAAACGGTTTTACGGCACCGGGGAGAAAAACCGGGCGGGTCAGAGCCTGGAAGAATTTTTAGATGCCTATGACCCGAAAAAATACGACTGCCCGAGCAATACGACGGACATCGCAGTGGTGCGGTGCAAAAGAAAGCTGGAGCGCTGGGGACAGCCCCTGGAACTCCTTTTAATCCGGCGGGGGAACCATCCGAGCATCGGCTTCTGGGCGCTGCCCGGCGGCTTTGTGGAGCTTAAGGAAGACCTGGAGGCCGGCGCCAGAAGGGAGCTCGAGGAGGAAACCGGCGTGAAGGGACTCCCGCTCCAGCAGCTTCGCACATGGGGCGCTTACGACAGGGATCCGAGATGGCGCGTCATCACCACCTCATTTCTGGCTTTGGCAGAAGGCGAGCTTGCAGTCCGGGCCGGCGACGATGCGGCCGACGCCCTGTGGATGGAAGTCGGGCTTTCAAAGGCAGAGAGCGGAGACGGGAGAGAAGTCTGGGAGCTGGATTTAAAGAACCAGGCCCACGGAATTTCCCTGTATGCAAAGGCAGCCGTCACCTTTGACGCCTGTGGGATTTTGCCCCAGGAGCGCTATGAGCTTCTGGACTGCCGCGGCCTGGCGGTGGATCACGGCCTGATCATCGTGCAGGCGCTTCTCTATCTGAAAGAGCGGCTTGATAAGCGGCATGTTTAA
- a CDS encoding nitroreductase family protein has translation MKFEELQNIRESCRVYSDKPVSREILAHLVDVARLSPSGCNAQPWRFIIVDEPEAHSKVVEAFDDNGLTGCPWGDKVPAFILICEDEAHLKPGVGEHYGSQHFAQMDIGMAAMALCLEASSMGLGTCMIGTMNQEKLHKAFGIPKERPVRLIITVGYPAGNGAPRKKTRKALEEILTYNHW, from the coding sequence ATGAAATTTGAAGAGCTTCAGAACATCCGGGAAAGCTGCCGGGTGTACAGTGACAAGCCGGTTTCCCGCGAGATCCTGGCACACCTTGTGGACGTGGCGCGGTTAAGCCCGAGCGGCTGCAATGCACAGCCGTGGCGTTTCATCATCGTCGACGAGCCGGAGGCTCACAGCAAGGTCGTGGAGGCCTTCGACGACAACGGCCTGACCGGCTGCCCCTGGGGAGACAAGGTGCCGGCGTTCATCCTGATCTGTGAGGATGAGGCCCACTTAAAGCCTGGCGTCGGTGAGCACTACGGCTCCCAGCATTTCGCGCAGATGGACATCGGCATGGCTGCCATGGCTCTCTGCCTGGAGGCGTCGTCCATGGGTCTTGGAACCTGCATGATCGGCACCATGAACCAGGAAAAACTCCACAAGGCCTTCGGGATCCCGAAGGAGCGCCCTGTCCGCCTGATTATAACGGTGGGCTACCCGGCAGGAAACGGCGCCCCGAGGAAAAAGACGCGGAAAGCCCTTGAGGAAATCCTTACCTATAATCATTGGTAG
- a CDS encoding MBL fold metallo-hydrolase: MKNWFTIEQIDNGTYAVSEYGHWEETHCYLVCGSERAVLIDTGLGVSNIKAEVDRLTALPVTAVTTHVHWDHIGGHRYFEDIAVHEAEKEWLSGHFPLPLKAVKQNLTCRPCEFPEDFELESYQIFQGTPRTVFSDGSQFDLGNRRLSVIHTPGHSPGHCCFYDTERGYLFSGDLIYRGCLDAFYPTTDPQLFYESVKKISGLSVSQILPGHHSMDVSPAMAGQVLRAFRELSEAGKLKQGSGVFDFGEFQIHI, translated from the coding sequence ATGAAAAACTGGTTCACTATCGAACAGATTGACAACGGCACGTATGCGGTCAGCGAGTACGGGCACTGGGAGGAGACCCACTGCTACCTCGTTTGCGGGAGCGAACGGGCCGTCCTCATCGACACGGGGCTTGGCGTTTCCAACATAAAAGCAGAGGTCGACCGGCTGACGGCCTTGCCGGTCACGGCGGTTACGACCCATGTCCACTGGGATCACATCGGCGGGCACAGATATTTTGAGGACATTGCCGTCCACGAGGCGGAAAAGGAATGGCTTTCCGGTCATTTTCCCCTGCCTCTTAAGGCGGTAAAACAGAATCTGACTTGCAGGCCATGCGAGTTTCCGGAGGACTTTGAGCTGGAAAGCTACCAGATTTTTCAGGGAACGCCGAGGACTGTCTTTTCTGACGGCAGCCAGTTCGACCTTGGAAACCGCAGACTTTCAGTGATTCATACCCCGGGGCATTCTCCGGGGCACTGCTGTTTCTATGACACGGAGCGGGGATACCTGTTTTCCGGCGACCTGATTTACAGGGGATGCCTGGATGCGTTTTATCCGACTACGGATCCGCAGTTGTTTTATGAGTCGGTAAAGAAGATAAGCGGCCTTTCAGTCAGCCAGATTCTGCCCGGACATCACAGCATGGACGTTTCGCCGGCGATGGCAGGGCAGGTGCTCAGGGCCTTTCGTGAGCTTTCGGAGGCCGGGAAGTTAAAGCAGGGGAGCGGTGTGTTTGACTTTGGGGAATTCCAGATTCATATTTAA
- the purD gene encoding phosphoribosylamine--glycine ligase, which produces MKVLIVGSGGREHAIAWKIAQSDRVEKIYCAPGNAGISEVAECVPIGAMEFDRLVEFAKEKEIDLTVIGMDDPLVGGVVDKFEEAGLRVFGPRKNAAILEGSKAFSKNLMKKYGIPTAAYETFTDPEAAISYLKTAKMPIVLKADGLALGKGVLICETREEAVEGVKTLMTDKKFGDAGNEIVIEEFMTGREVSVLSFVDGNIVKIMSSAQDHKRAKDGDEGLNTGGMGNFSPSPFYTKEVDEFCKKYIYQPTVDAMKAEGRPFKGIIFFGLMLTEDGPKVLEYNARFGDPEAQVVLPRLENDIIEVFEACIDGTLDQVDLKFDNDRATVCVILASDGYPVEYKKGYPISGLEKFKGLDGYYVFHSGTKFDENGQIVTNGGRVLGVTANGATLKEARENAYKAAEWVNFENKYMRHDIGKAIDEA; this is translated from the coding sequence ATGAAAGTTCTGATTGTTGGAAGCGGCGGAAGAGAGCATGCGATTGCATGGAAGATTGCACAGAGTGACCGCGTGGAGAAGATTTACTGTGCTCCGGGAAACGCCGGGATTTCTGAGGTGGCCGAGTGCGTGCCCATCGGTGCCATGGAGTTTGACCGGCTTGTGGAATTTGCAAAGGAAAAGGAGATCGACCTGACGGTCATCGGTATGGATGACCCGTTAGTGGGCGGTGTGGTAGATAAATTTGAGGAGGCAGGGCTCCGGGTGTTCGGCCCCAGGAAGAATGCGGCCATTTTGGAGGGTTCCAAGGCCTTTTCCAAAAACCTCATGAAGAAGTACGGGATCCCGACGGCGGCATACGAGACGTTTACGGATCCGGAGGCTGCCATTTCGTATCTTAAGACGGCAAAAATGCCCATCGTATTAAAGGCCGACGGCCTGGCACTCGGAAAGGGCGTTTTGATCTGTGAAACGCGGGAGGAAGCCGTCGAGGGCGTGAAGACCCTGATGACGGATAAAAAGTTCGGAGATGCCGGAAATGAGATCGTCATCGAGGAATTTATGACGGGCCGCGAGGTGTCGGTGCTTTCGTTTGTGGACGGGAACATAGTAAAGATCATGAGCTCGGCCCAGGATCATAAGCGGGCCAAGGACGGCGATGAGGGCCTCAACACCGGCGGAATGGGAAATTTCTCTCCCAGCCCGTTCTACACAAAAGAGGTGGACGAGTTCTGCAAAAAGTATATTTATCAGCCGACGGTGGACGCCATGAAGGCAGAAGGAAGGCCGTTTAAAGGCATCATTTTCTTCGGGCTGATGCTCACAGAGGACGGGCCGAAGGTTCTCGAGTACAACGCCAGGTTCGGCGACCCGGAGGCGCAGGTGGTGCTTCCGCGGCTGGAAAACGACATCATCGAGGTGTTTGAGGCGTGCATCGACGGCACCCTGGATCAGGTTGACTTAAAATTTGACAACGACAGGGCAACGGTCTGCGTCATCCTGGCGTCTGACGGCTATCCGGTGGAGTATAAGAAGGGCTATCCGATTTCCGGCCTTGAAAAGTTTAAGGGGCTGGACGGATATTATGTGTTCCATTCCGGGACGAAGTTCGATGAGAACGGGCAGATTGTCACGAACGGCGGCCGCGTGCTCGGCGTGACGGCCAACGGGGCGACCCTCAAGGAGGCCAGGGAGAATGCCTATAAGGCAGCCGAGTGGGTGAATTTCGAGAATAAATATATGCGCCATGACATTGGAAAGGCCATTGACGAGGCGTAG
- a CDS encoding GNAT family N-acetyltransferase gives MFRIYENGNQFFNDNRGILKENPLETVFFVSNAENLKDSSQGFAVKAAEGELCLLAIRYRIFPMVLYGDRTLCGELAAGLKEHGLTFGSVLSDAETTEAFFQCYEALAGGTHVLSHTTDMMKCTSARPADTSLVAAAFEEEAEELAELMGQFSEEAGTQQTDFQERTAEVLAQIRDFAVVRMDGKIVSMARKVRETDLLCGISHVFTRREYRGKGFARQTVTALTEDILKQGKLAYLYVDRTNPISNHLYQSIGYEYGKPHIETAYLPAENA, from the coding sequence ATGTTTCGGATTTATGAAAACGGAAACCAGTTTTTCAATGACAACCGCGGTATTTTAAAAGAGAATCCCCTGGAAACCGTCTTTTTCGTCAGCAATGCGGAAAACCTGAAGGATTCGTCCCAGGGGTTCGCAGTGAAGGCGGCAGAGGGGGAGCTTTGTCTTCTGGCGATTCGCTATCGGATCTTCCCGATGGTTCTATACGGGGACAGAACCTTATGCGGCGAGCTTGCGGCAGGGCTTAAGGAACACGGGCTCACCTTTGGCAGCGTGCTTTCGGACGCGGAAACGACGGAGGCTTTTTTCCAATGCTATGAAGCGCTGGCAGGGGGGACGCATGTATTGTCACATACCACGGACATGATGAAATGTACGTCGGCAAGGCCTGCGGACACCAGCCTTGTGGCTGCGGCATTTGAAGAAGAGGCAGAGGAACTTGCGGAACTGATGGGGCAGTTCTCGGAGGAGGCCGGCACGCAGCAGACGGATTTCCAGGAGCGGACAGCGGAGGTTCTGGCACAAATCCGGGATTTTGCCGTTGTGCGTATGGATGGGAAGATTGTGTCGATGGCGAGGAAAGTGCGGGAAACGGATCTGCTCTGCGGCATTTCCCATGTATTTACCCGCCGGGAATACCGGGGAAAGGGGTTTGCCAGACAGACGGTTACGGCGCTTACGGAAGATATTTTAAAGCAGGGAAAGCTGGCCTACCTGTATGTGGACAGGACAAACCCGATTTCCAACCATTTGTATCAGAGCATTGGCTATGAGTACGGGAAGCCGCATATCGAGACGGCGTATCTTCCCGCAGAAAACGCATGA
- a CDS encoding RsmB/NOP family class I SAM-dependent RNA methyltransferase, with product MERGIPEYLYGLLDKQYGEETAGEILNGYRKRRPTTLRVNRLKTDREAVEAVLSDAGIAYRRAEWMEDALILETARESEIRKLPMYENGWIYLQSLSSMLPPVILSPKEGESILDMAAAPGGKTTQMAAMTGGKAQITACERDKIRADRLRYNLEKQGAFGVYVMVEDARRLDSFFSFDRILLDAPCSGSGTIFWEEGKPPVRFTKDFLNKCTKSQGQLLKKALEVLKPGWEMVYSTCSVLEAENEAAVKKALSSGMAELVPLHPEDFPGIPFLPTAMDGVLCVKPDGLYEGFFAAKLRKKR from the coding sequence ATGGAACGAGGAATACCGGAATATTTATACGGACTTTTAGATAAACAGTATGGAGAGGAGACGGCCGGGGAAATTCTTAACGGTTACAGGAAAAGACGCCCCACAACGCTCCGGGTCAACCGTCTGAAAACAGACAGGGAAGCGGTGGAGGCGGTGCTTTCAGATGCCGGAATCGCATACCGGAGAGCGGAATGGATGGAAGATGCGCTGATTCTTGAGACAGCGCGGGAAAGCGAAATCCGAAAGCTTCCCATGTACGAAAACGGCTGGATCTATCTCCAGAGCCTGTCCTCCATGCTGCCGCCGGTGATTCTTTCTCCAAAAGAGGGCGAGAGCATCCTGGACATGGCGGCGGCACCCGGGGGAAAGACGACGCAGATGGCGGCGATGACCGGCGGGAAGGCGCAGATCACAGCCTGCGAGCGGGATAAGATCCGGGCAGACAGGCTGCGGTACAACTTAGAAAAGCAGGGCGCCTTTGGCGTCTACGTGATGGTGGAGGACGCACGGCGGCTCGACAGCTTCTTTTCCTTCGACCGGATTCTTCTGGATGCGCCGTGCAGCGGAAGCGGTACGATTTTTTGGGAAGAGGGGAAGCCGCCGGTCCGCTTTACGAAGGACTTCTTAAATAAATGCACGAAATCCCAGGGGCAGCTTTTAAAAAAGGCCCTGGAAGTGTTAAAGCCGGGGTGGGAGATGGTCTATTCCACCTGCTCTGTGCTGGAGGCAGAAAACGAGGCGGCCGTGAAAAAGGCGCTGTCCTCGGGAATGGCAGAGCTTGTGCCCCTTCATCCGGAGGACTTTCCGGGAATCCCGTTCCTTCCGACCGCCATGGACGGCGTGCTCTGTGTGAAGCCGGACGGGCTTTACGAGGGCTTTTTTGCGGCAAAGCTCAGGAAAAAACGGTAG
- the lacA gene encoding galactoside O-acetyltransferase (transfers acetyl group from acetyl-CoA to the 6-hydroxyl of galactopyranosides; exact physiological role is unknown) translates to MTMEERKAKGLLWTDTKEALEAQKKARGLCFDFNHIHPSECERRNAMLPEIFGKVGEGVWIEPPLTCAFGKTVTIGAKTYINSNLTLVDDYKITIGSGVLIGPNVMITATGHPVHHKLRPNGEMYSFEVIIEDNVWIGGNAVILPGVRIGANSVIGAGSVVTRDIPADCVAVGNPCRVIREITDRDLEYYYRDLHV, encoded by the coding sequence ATGACAATGGAAGAGAGAAAAGCGAAGGGGCTTCTCTGGACAGATACGAAAGAGGCGCTGGAGGCACAGAAGAAGGCGCGCGGGCTTTGCTTTGACTTTAACCACATTCATCCGTCAGAATGCGAGAGGCGGAATGCGATGCTTCCGGAGATTTTCGGAAAGGTAGGGGAAGGCGTCTGGATTGAGCCGCCGCTCACATGTGCGTTCGGAAAGACCGTCACCATCGGCGCAAAAACCTATATCAATTCCAATCTGACGCTTGTGGATGACTATAAGATTACAATCGGAAGCGGCGTCCTGATCGGCCCCAATGTCATGATTACGGCCACCGGCCACCCGGTTCACCATAAGCTGCGCCCCAACGGGGAGATGTATTCGTTTGAGGTTATCATTGAAGACAACGTCTGGATCGGCGGCAATGCCGTCATCCTGCCAGGCGTCCGGATCGGAGCCAACTCCGTCATTGGCGCGGGGAGTGTCGTCACGCGCGACATTCCTGCCGACTGCGTTGCGGTCGGCAACCCCTGCCGGGTGATCCGTGAAATTACGGACAGGGATCTGGAGTATTATTACAGGGATCTGCATGTGTAG